The following proteins come from a genomic window of Kitasatospora sp. NBC_01246:
- a CDS encoding LuxR C-terminal-related transcriptional regulator has translation MVAGAVVERRLADIERRCRSGLDTAALGSEIVGRLRRVVPAEAAFSATVDPVTLLFTSATAEDPLGPATALFLDNEFGQADVNKFAGLAGAADPVGSLDRATEGSRTDSARYREIMAPLGLGDELRAALVTGHRCWGVLCLHREASSPGFTDEEIALVRRVAPVLATGLRTAVTALPPPNATTGPDGVGLILLDSAFRTVSMSPEAEQWLTDFPDGDRQDAGLLPVSVLAAAAGPVPSTVRVRGRSGRWLALHTSRLGAQIGVVVEPARPAELGAVLLSAHGLTDAQTRVAALVIRGRSTRQLVDELHISANTVQEHLTAVFDKFGVRSRRELVAVVLADLSGFA, from the coding sequence GTGGTGGCAGGCGCGGTCGTGGAACGCCGGCTCGCCGACATCGAGCGACGGTGCCGCAGCGGGCTGGACACCGCCGCGCTGGGCTCGGAGATCGTCGGCCGTCTGCGCCGGGTGGTGCCGGCGGAGGCGGCCTTCTCCGCGACCGTCGATCCGGTGACGCTGCTGTTCACCTCGGCGACCGCCGAGGACCCGCTCGGCCCCGCGACGGCGCTGTTCCTCGACAACGAGTTCGGACAGGCGGACGTCAACAAGTTCGCGGGCCTCGCCGGGGCGGCGGATCCGGTCGGGTCGCTGGACCGGGCCACCGAGGGCAGCCGGACGGACAGCGCCCGCTACCGGGAGATCATGGCCCCGCTGGGGCTCGGCGACGAACTGCGCGCCGCTCTGGTCACCGGGCACCGCTGCTGGGGAGTGCTCTGCCTGCACCGGGAGGCCTCCTCCCCGGGCTTCACCGATGAGGAGATCGCCCTGGTCCGACGCGTCGCTCCGGTTCTGGCGACCGGTCTGCGCACGGCGGTGACCGCGCTACCGCCTCCGAACGCCACCACCGGCCCGGACGGAGTGGGCCTCATCCTGCTCGACTCCGCGTTCAGGACGGTGTCCATGAGCCCCGAGGCCGAGCAGTGGCTGACCGACTTCCCCGACGGCGACCGGCAGGACGCGGGTCTGCTCCCGGTCAGCGTGCTCGCGGCCGCCGCCGGGCCGGTGCCCTCGACCGTCCGCGTCCGAGGGCGCTCCGGCCGGTGGCTCGCCCTGCACACCAGTCGCCTGGGCGCGCAGATCGGCGTGGTGGTGGAACCGGCCCGACCGGCGGAACTCGGCGCGGTCCTGCTCAGCGCCCACGGACTCACCGACGCCCAGACCCGGGTCGCCGCCCTGGTCATCCGGGGGCGGTCCACCCGCCAGCTGGTCGACGAACTCCACATCTCCGCCAACACCGTGCAGGAGCACCTGACCGCCGTCTTCGACAAGTTCGGTGTGCGCAGTCGCCGCGAGCTGGTGGCCGTGGTGCTGGCGGACCTGTCCGGGTTCGCCTAA
- a CDS encoding ester cyclase, with the protein MDTIEQTRTTDNREIVRAFIDALFTQGDLAAVDEYLAEDFLNHDPPVGTDTSREGMRAAAVLFRGAFPDWHAMPDFLVAEGDMVVEHFSASGTQRGEIFGAPPTGRTVTLRGINIFRLREGRIVERWGRLDELGLLRQLGLVPGPG; encoded by the coding sequence ATGGACACCATCGAGCAGACCCGAACCACAGACAACCGGGAGATCGTGCGTGCCTTCATCGACGCACTGTTCACCCAGGGCGACCTCGCGGCCGTCGACGAGTACCTCGCCGAGGACTTCCTCAACCACGACCCGCCGGTCGGCACCGACACCAGCCGTGAGGGCATGCGCGCGGCCGCCGTGCTGTTCCGCGGCGCGTTCCCCGACTGGCACGCCATGCCCGACTTCCTCGTCGCCGAGGGTGACATGGTCGTGGAGCACTTCAGCGCCAGTGGCACCCAGCGTGGCGAGATCTTCGGCGCGCCGCCCACCGGCCGTACCGTCACGCTGCGGGGGATCAACATCTTCCGGCTCCGGGAGGGCCGCATCGTCGAGCGCTGGGGCCGGCTCGACGAGCTGGGGCTGCTGCGCCAGCTCGGGCTCGTCCCGGGCCCGGGGTAG
- a CDS encoding MmcQ/YjbR family DNA-binding protein has product MAITVEEVRTLARSLPRTEEALVRDRVKFRVRGIVYLAFSRDETVMGFAFLKEERAALVAAEPQKFLMPEPADERFNWVQVRTDAVDAAEMRELVVEAWRMVVPKNVVAEYLGESGAS; this is encoded by the coding sequence ATGGCGATCACGGTCGAAGAGGTGCGCACCCTGGCCCGGTCCCTGCCGCGTACCGAGGAGGCACTGGTCAGGGACCGGGTCAAGTTCCGGGTCCGGGGGATCGTCTACCTGGCGTTCTCGCGGGACGAGACGGTCATGGGCTTCGCCTTCCTCAAGGAGGAGCGGGCGGCCCTGGTCGCGGCCGAGCCGCAGAAGTTCCTGATGCCGGAGCCGGCGGACGAGCGGTTCAACTGGGTGCAGGTCCGCACGGACGCCGTCGACGCGGCCGAGATGCGTGAACTGGTCGTCGAGGCCTGGCGGATGGTCGTCCCGAAGAACGTCGTGGCCGAGTACCTGGGGGAGAGCGGCGCGTCGTAG
- a CDS encoding helix-turn-helix domain-containing protein: MVARVALRLPGSNLDCSVWLRGATRMQSNEIDAAASPLARFGAELRRSRRAMRWSQTELGLRMGYSNAMVSYVERAKKSVTSNFAVRADEVFETGGTFYELWCRYSKASLLEGFPEFADAEARCRRLREFALTIVTGLFQVAEYAEALAFAAVQRGAITQSAAEQRVEFLATRQRVLDRKTPPRIHAVLDESCLARLIGGPAVMVKQLDHIAELAARPNVTIQVAPFGLGENLPFTMPVTLLDLSDGSVVGYAESHARGHLERTREAVSTWEREYDQLVVEALPKAASLALIHKARKELVP, from the coding sequence ATGGTGGCCCGAGTGGCTCTACGATTGCCAGGGTCTAACCTTGACTGTTCCGTCTGGTTACGGGGGGCAACGCGCATGCAAAGCAATGAAATTGACGCAGCAGCATCGCCACTCGCACGCTTCGGCGCAGAACTCCGCAGGTCGAGGCGGGCCATGCGATGGTCCCAGACCGAGCTGGGGCTGCGGATGGGCTACTCGAATGCGATGGTCTCGTACGTCGAACGAGCGAAGAAGTCCGTAACTTCTAACTTTGCGGTTAGAGCTGACGAGGTATTCGAGACCGGAGGTACCTTCTACGAACTCTGGTGTCGATACTCGAAGGCAAGCCTGCTGGAGGGCTTCCCCGAGTTCGCCGACGCGGAGGCGCGGTGCCGCCGTCTGCGGGAGTTTGCCCTCACGATCGTCACTGGACTGTTTCAAGTGGCCGAGTACGCCGAGGCGCTGGCCTTCGCGGCCGTACAGCGAGGGGCGATCACCCAGTCTGCGGCGGAACAGCGGGTCGAGTTCCTGGCTACTCGTCAACGAGTACTCGATCGGAAGACTCCGCCGAGGATCCATGCCGTGCTGGACGAGAGTTGTCTGGCTCGACTGATCGGTGGTCCGGCCGTCATGGTCAAACAGCTGGACCACATCGCGGAACTGGCAGCCCGTCCGAACGTCACCATCCAGGTCGCACCGTTTGGGTTGGGTGAGAACCTGCCATTCACCATGCCAGTGACCCTGCTTGACCTGTCGGATGGCTCGGTTGTCGGCTATGCCGAGTCACATGCACGCGGTCATCTCGAACGAACCCGTGAAGCGGTCTCGACATGGGAGAGAGAGTACGATCAGCTGGTGGTAGAAGCGCTGCCCAAGGCGGCGTCCCTGGCACTAATCCACAAGGCTCGGAAGGAGCTAGTCCCATGA
- a CDS encoding cupin domain-containing protein, with protein sequence MPTPYPTTPEAIREPLLVRAADAERVALSAGSAFHLLADGGGSGADAPGGGAFGVNRLVLAEGADGARPHYHARSAELFYVLGGVAEFLLGDRSRVAAVGDLVVVPPGLPHAFGAAPGRTVALLVVMSPAVERFGYFRHLGRVAAGLDTFDRLLPEQDRYDVHFTDPALWQQARSRA encoded by the coding sequence ATGCCGACCCCGTACCCCACCACCCCCGAAGCGATCCGCGAGCCGCTGCTCGTCCGGGCGGCCGACGCCGAGCGCGTCGCCCTTTCCGCGGGCAGCGCCTTCCACCTGCTGGCCGACGGCGGCGGCAGTGGTGCCGACGCGCCGGGCGGCGGAGCGTTCGGCGTCAACCGCCTCGTCCTGGCGGAGGGGGCGGACGGCGCCCGGCCGCACTACCACGCGCGGTCCGCCGAGCTGTTCTACGTGCTCGGCGGCGTCGCGGAGTTCCTGCTGGGTGACCGGTCCAGGGTCGCCGCCGTGGGCGACCTGGTGGTCGTCCCGCCCGGGCTGCCGCACGCGTTCGGCGCGGCGCCCGGTCGGACGGTCGCCCTGCTCGTGGTGATGTCACCCGCGGTGGAGCGCTTCGGGTACTTCCGCCATCTCGGCCGGGTCGCCGCCGGGCTGGACACCTTCGACCGGCTCCTCCCCGAACAGGACCGCTACGACGTGCACTTCACGGATCCCGCGCTCTGGCAGCAGGCCCGGTCCCGCGCCTGA
- a CDS encoding DUF397 domain-containing protein, whose amino-acid sequence MNPDLSGASWAKSSYSNNGGQCLEVSADFPGTVPVRDSKDPEGPALVFPADAWQSFIAGVRTGEFGAV is encoded by the coding sequence ATGAACCCCGATCTTTCCGGCGCGTCCTGGGCCAAGTCGTCTTACTCCAACAACGGCGGTCAGTGCCTGGAGGTTTCGGCGGACTTCCCGGGCACCGTTCCCGTGCGTGACTCCAAGGACCCCGAGGGCCCGGCGCTCGTCTTCCCCGCCGATGCTTGGCAGTCGTTCATCGCCGGTGTTCGGACGGGTGAGTTCGGCGCCGTCTGA
- a CDS encoding NUDIX domain-containing protein encodes MSPASRLLAVTLTIPALSAGAAALACRPIRDGPLTPRLLLFGLILTTGVVAGLPTAYTWRLQPPPPQEQAVLYPLPDILTNPPRRRLGHQTLALDPDGAVLLVATTYQNGLTLPGGSAERNELPHLAARRHTETETGLVLPLRSILATDYTDARLLPEAIDFVYWGGRLTRAQQATTTHHRPPHHITGLHFIHPDHLADTMDPDQHHRVTQALDALTRGAHLPFLLRGIPAE; translated from the coding sequence GTGAGCCCGGCGTCCAGGCTCCTCGCGGTCACCCTCACGATCCCCGCGCTCAGCGCCGGAGCGGCCGCCCTCGCCTGCCGGCCCATCCGCGACGGGCCGCTCACACCCCGACTCCTCCTCTTCGGCCTCATCCTCACCACCGGCGTCGTCGCCGGACTCCCCACCGCCTACACCTGGCGACTCCAACCCCCTCCACCCCAGGAGCAAGCCGTGCTCTACCCCCTGCCCGACATCCTCACCAACCCGCCCCGCCGACGCCTCGGCCACCAGACCCTCGCCCTCGACCCCGACGGCGCCGTCCTCCTCGTCGCCACCACCTACCAGAACGGCCTCACCCTCCCCGGCGGCAGCGCCGAACGCAACGAACTCCCCCACCTCGCCGCCCGCCGTCACACCGAGACCGAAACCGGCCTCGTCCTCCCCCTGCGCAGCATCCTCGCCACCGACTACACCGACGCCCGACTCCTCCCCGAAGCCATCGACTTCGTCTACTGGGGCGGCCGCCTCACCCGCGCCCAACAAGCCACCACCACCCACCACCGACCCCCGCACCACATCACCGGCCTCCACTTCATCCACCCCGACCACCTCGCCGACACCATGGACCCCGACCAGCACCACCGCGTCACCCAAGCCCTCGACGCCCTCACCCGCGGCGCCCACCTCCCCTTCCTCCTCCGCGGCATCCCCGCCGAATAG
- a CDS encoding LysR family transcriptional regulator, with the protein MELRQLAYAVAVADEGGFGRAADRLGIVQSAVSQQVMRLERELGVILFDRSTRRVRPTAAGERLLPEARAVLAAADRTRRVAAEIAAGAEGVLRLGAVHGPGDRLYDVLSALSDLAPQLRVRLTRAAPPERLAQVRSGTLDAAFVRGPAAVPGLELLPLWSDPLYAALPAGHPAAALDPLRPADLRDLPLRLAPRARNPPFHDLITAAWQAADLGTPVTGPPFTTLRETLTEIADDAPSWTVLYRVSDLPPVPRIAYRPLAGLTVTTSLAVRSGPPPPALRRLLEAVHRSSAPTKPSPATGTGR; encoded by the coding sequence ATGGAACTCCGGCAACTGGCCTACGCGGTGGCGGTCGCCGACGAGGGCGGGTTCGGGCGCGCCGCCGATCGGCTGGGCATCGTGCAGTCGGCCGTCAGCCAGCAGGTCATGCGGCTGGAGCGCGAGCTGGGGGTGATCCTCTTCGACCGTTCGACCCGGCGCGTCCGGCCGACCGCCGCCGGTGAGCGCCTGCTGCCGGAGGCCCGCGCCGTCCTCGCGGCGGCCGACCGCACCCGCCGGGTGGCGGCCGAGATCGCCGCCGGGGCCGAGGGCGTACTCCGGCTCGGCGCCGTCCACGGGCCCGGCGACCGGCTCTACGACGTCCTGTCCGCGCTGTCGGACCTCGCGCCGCAGCTACGCGTCCGGCTCACCCGGGCCGCCCCGCCGGAACGGCTCGCCCAAGTCCGCTCGGGCACGCTGGACGCCGCCTTCGTACGCGGCCCGGCCGCCGTCCCCGGGCTGGAGCTGCTCCCGCTCTGGAGCGACCCGCTGTACGCCGCCCTGCCGGCCGGCCACCCGGCGGCCGCACTCGATCCGCTCCGCCCGGCCGACCTGCGCGACCTGCCGCTGCGCCTGGCCCCCCGCGCGCGGAACCCGCCCTTCCACGACCTGATCACCGCCGCCTGGCAGGCGGCCGACCTCGGCACACCGGTCACCGGGCCGCCGTTCACCACGCTGCGCGAGACGCTCACCGAGATCGCCGACGACGCGCCCTCGTGGACGGTCCTCTACCGGGTGTCCGACCTGCCCCCGGTCCCCCGGATCGCCTACCGCCCACTCGCGGGCCTCACCGTCACCACGTCACTCGCGGTGCGCAGCGGCCCGCCTCCCCCGGCACTGCGCCGGCTCCTTGAGGCGGTCCACCGCAGTTCGGCCCCGACGAAGCCGTCACCCGCCACGGGGACCGGCCGTTAG